Below is a window of Trichosurus vulpecula isolate mTriVul1 chromosome 4, mTriVul1.pri, whole genome shotgun sequence DNA.
ttgatttttatctttttctgttcACCAATTCTTCATAAATAACTCCACCTTtcagaataattaatatttatttcttttgtcagGAATTTTTATGTGGTGGGAGACCTCTGGATATGCTGATCCAAAGACTGCTAGTGTCAGCAAATGAAGAAGCCCTTGTTGAAATTTTGAATAATCATTTTAAATCTTCTGAATAAAAGAAGTGAAATGGACGCTGTTAGAAAACCAAATAAAAGACTGAAACTTGGGTTGCTTTGTTCagttcaggtttgttttttttcagtcatgttcaattctttgtgaccccatttgatgtttccttggcaaagatactggagaggattgtcatttccttctccagctcattttacagatgaggaaactaaggcaaactgggttaagtgacttgcgcagggttaCAGAGCAAGTAAATGtttcaggccacatttgaactcaggaagagtcatctccctgattccaggcctggcactctatccattgtgccacctagctgccctagtaggTTGCTTTAGCCAAGTCCTACTGAAATACTCAGAAAAAATGCAGCTAAATGGCCATTTTAtttctaagtcttttttttcctttttggatccAATTACACTTTACAATCATTTCCTGCATTTGAAATTAGAATTACTAGAAAGCTGAATTGATGTCTTTAAGTAACCATTTTAACCATTTAATTTAACAAATCCTTATTAAGCCGTTGTTAAAAGGTTGAAAGAAGAATGCTAGGAAATACAGgagataaatacaaataaaacgtGGACACTACCTTTATTTTACGCCTGTCCCTGATGAGCTGGTGTCCCTTCTCCATACCAAGGCCTCCCCCTCTATCCATACCCATGATcccatctctctcccccctctcttctgAGAGCTTGCCCTACCAATCATGCAAATGaacaatgcaacaaacattttattaaaaacccattatgtgcaaagcactgtgcctCTTCATTTTCAGTTTCTCTGATCAGCTTTTCCTCTACTGCTCAGGTCTTTCCTTGTCCTCTAAAATTCCTTAATCTATCATCCTCTATTGTTgggggtccttgaccagcaaggaccccaatctcgggacgcaatgatgaggcgggagtcaagaTGGAAggaactccgatttattgggagaaatcatccatttttatagggtttgcactacatgagcataAGCCAGTGGCCAATGGGTatgaggatgacagcatgggaaggaacagaaatgttgcagagggacaggatagaaatGTTGCAGTACGGGTATATTGTTGCACTTTGTTCCAGTATGGGTATCGGTGTGAgcatgggaaggatctggattgttgcaatgtatGGTACACTATGGTATCTACAAGGGTATGGGAAAGATCAGGACTGTTGCAAGGCGGTATCTGTAGGGGTATGGGAACAAGGGGTGATGGTGCACTACAGTATCTACAAGGGCATGGGAATGCTTGGGCATGTTGCGAgatggtatcagagctgtatAAGCTATGTGAGACACGAGGCAGGATGTCCtcgtaaagtatcaaagatgttccagtaagtaaagtaacaaagcactgCGTTAGGCAccggttcaagagcattaggtaatgaCCAGCTGGatccctccttctgggcttgtgagtccctcgtggacaggctctgcctgcatgtgtaggatGACTACAGGGGCTTCTTAAAGGCGGAGGCCCTCCCTCCGGGTGCCTGCTGTTCCACTCCTACTaagctgtagccagaatggactttgttttctttgaatgactcagcttgcctcgttgagcttccctggacgctggggcttgctcttccggggcaggaccagagcttcctgtgtgatgagtcgtggcgctggctgaggggaggtgtgttaacgtggtctacgctgggggaggggccaagtcaagaaccaatcggccctggtcgttcaggtggcgcttgatgatgtcaaaaactctataagaggggagaggacagcttgaagatcctcctttccttttccggttggagccagagacgcctacagccgaagctgagctgccggtagcagagctgactagaggctagtgggtaatcttcttaccgtagaggggaagcatgtatacgattctgccttatactatctcgcttctctgtggccttttggttacccttataaggtggacttattgggcctggaagcttttgatgaaaatatcaaaatggggacgctggtttgtgggattgttactgtggagtgtaaatacatgctttagttctcctgccttctgcctagagaattccttatatcctgcagttccggaccttttaggcacatatgagattctctttgaaatcataaattctgccttcctaatatataagcctgtctggtttacccaggaaacaggccaagtgttagggtcctaacagccccggggtcggcaccaaccccttatactctatctctttttatttttatagactcCTAGAAAGAATCCTCTACACTCACTACCTCAACTTCTTCGGCACCAGTTACTTCTCAATCCTTTGCAGTATGGCATCTCACTCTACCACTgtactgaaattgctttctccgTAGTCACCTTTTTTTACCTGCTGAAACCAATGGTCTTCTCTCAGCCCTTCTACTCTTTGATCTCTGCAGTTTTTTGATACAGTTAGCCACTCTCTTCTCCCTTAGCTTCTGTGatattgctctctcctggttcttctcacccTACCTATCTTGGTGTTCTCTCTCTTGCTGGATCATTacccacctccttcctcttcaATATAGGTGTTTCCCTAAGGCTCTGACCTATACCCTCCTCTCTATACtgtttgtgtatgtgcatgtgtgtgtgtgtgtgtgtgtgtacacatatatatatatatgtgcatacatatatattagatatacatatatatgtatataaaatcccTTAGAGgtctttataaaaattattttgttaaatatttcccaattacatataaaaaattttaacaatcatttttttaaattttgagttccaaattctctctcctctcccctccttgagaagacaagcaatttgatttcaTATGTGGTCATTTCCATTCATGAGTTCATTtccatacaaaacatttccatcctagctgtgttgcaaaagaaaacacaaaacgataacaataaatttttaaaagtatacttcaatatgcattcagaactcgttagttctctctctggaggatggcatttttcatcacaggttctttagaactgtcttggatcattgttttgattaAAGTAGCTaactctttcacagttgatcatccttacaatattgcttttcccatgtacaatgttttcctggttctgcttacttcactttgcatcagtttgtatatgacttcccaggtttttctgaaaccatcctgctcatcatttcatatagtgcaatagtattccagcaCAAATATATACTGTAACTTGCCTAGCTATTCTtcttgatgggcatcctttcaatttccaattctttgccaccacaaaaagagctgctctatttttgtatacataggttctttccccttttctttgaactTAGAAATCTTattagcttccatggattcaagtATCTGTAGACGGGTGATTCCCCAACCCATATATCTAGCCTAATTTCTACCCTCAGCTCCAGTCACTGCCTGCTAGATTCTTCCTCTTTAATTTCCTATAAATACCTCAAATGCAGTAGGTCCAGAGTGGACTTTATCTTCCCCATCTAACTTCTGTTGAGGACACCCATTCaaagtctcagctttctcatctgtaaaatggggataactgcTGTATTGTGAAGTCgctaggtggtatggtagataaagcactggtactggagttaggaacacctgagttcaaattcagacactagctgtggccttgggcaagtcataaactcaacctcagtttcctcaaccataaaatggggataatagaacctacctcctactgttgtgaggttcaaatgaaatactataaacaccacaatgcttggcacatagtaggtgctatacaaatgctagctattattaatttataCAAATTGCCTCGCCAAATGTTAAAATGCTGAATATCAATTATTTAAATGATCATTTTCCCTGATTCCAGTCTTTTggtctccaatctatcttccacacgGCTCAGAAAATGAACTTCCTAAAGtcatagatctgaccatattttaaatttttttgtcctTCCATGCCCAGTGCATGGCATAGTGACTTGTACATAGAAAACAGTCAATAAATGTCTGTTTGTTGAATTAGTGTCACACCCTTACTCAGAAACcttgagggtaaaaaaaaaaatacacccaGCTCCTTAACTTGGTATTTAACGCCTatgttcatgatttttttctgaatcacCTTTCTAGTGTTCTTTCATACTACTGCCCTTCATGACTTCTACATTCCTGGGTTAGTCGCTGTTGCCTAGACTCAATATTCCAGTCTCCCCACTCTGTGTAGTCATGTGCTCCCcttcacctccacttcttagaatcctcatcttccttccatccatcctacAGGTCCTACCTCTCTCTGAAACCATTTCTGTTAGGTCCCCTCCTCTCTGGCCACATCCTCCCATTCAtgcctcctgccccacccccatcttccctcctagtttttaattctagtactttctttttcaattttccttGTACTATACTTGTGTACATTATCCCTCCCATCCTGGCACTGTATCTACACTTAACTGTGGAATTAAATTGATCCTATGGCTATGGACACATCATTTAGTCTCTTTAGgcgtttttaaaaaaaatttgttcctGCAAATTATGTTGATATTTTCTTACTtactgcctcaaatatttacaaTGGATAGGGACTGGGCCTATGATTTCTTCGGGGAGATGTTGAGATAGGAACCTTCTCTTCAATTTAGAAGAATTGCCTTAGGGTTGCCTGGAAAAAGTAAGAGACTGTGattaacccagggtcacacaaccaaccTCTGCCTAAAGTAGGACCTGAAACTGGGTCTTTGGGGATTAGAGACCAactctctatgcactatgccataGTAACTCCCCTAAATAGGAGAGTGTTGTAAATATACACACCTTTTGAAATTTTTGTCCGAAAAGAACTTGtctgaaaggatttttttaaagccctACTTTATTTTAGAGGAAGGTCTCTATCCTGCTGAGTCTTGGAAAAAACTCTAAATATTAGGTTTTCAATCAACAAAGTTTtaggctggatttttttttcttttttaattaattaatttttagtttaggGTGGCTTTTTTCAAGCCTGTCCAGCATGGCATCAGATGGAGAATACTCATGTAAATTGGAGAcatcaaaataaatttctaaaagCCCAAGCTTCACACAAACAATGCACAACCTTCAGGATATCATGTGgaaataagcttttattttaaaaataaaccttgACAGTTTTCTGGTGACAAAACAAGCGCAGACTATAAAACAATGTGAATGGCTGACCGATGTTTTGAAATAAATTTCTACTaactgagacagaatttgaactcacctATTTCTGACTCTGGGAACAACGGGCTCTATGGTTCCAACCACTCGACTTAGTTTTTATAAGCAAAAGGAGTTTGTTGCTGTGAAAAAATGAAAGGGGACTTGAACGCTTTAGCAATCTGTAGCTGGCTCagaggcatttaaaaaattttttttcaggcttTCGTCAGTTGTTTCACTTGTTGGAGACTCCCTCAACTGTCAATTTAGTTTATATTTAAATGAGCATTCTTAGCTATCTCGTATCACAAATCAGGTACTGGCTTCTAAACACTGCACATGTGTTCTCCGTGGGAATTTTActagttccccccccccccccccaccacggtggagttcagaatttaaaaaaaaaatttaattctaaaaaattttaaattaaattaggaGAAATCTTCAAAATCCAAAGAAATCATTAACCAGCTGcttctgggaggtggggggaggagttaCTAAAGCTTCGCTGCCATTTCTCTTATTTGAGGTCCATTAAAACCATGGATCATCTCCATCCTTGACCccaagacaggaaggaagaagcatTAGGTGGCTTAACAGAGAGCGATTAACATTAGAAATATTTTCCTAACTCTTTATGATTGGAGCATATCCTTAaagacactgattttttttttattttggttgaaGCTGTCTGTGGTGACGTCATATTTAATacccagccctcctcctcccgtACCCAGCTGATCATcccttgttttaaaaagaaaatgattttttgaaagaaaaagccAAGGAGACGTCTGATAGTATGTGCAATATTCCACACCTAGCGTTTGCCATCTCTGcagtaagaaaaaaaactagGCTTTAATTGACGTTATAACCAAATTAAGGGCCCAATGGGGCGGGCACCTCCTTTTCCACAAACGGCCCGGTCAACTCAACACAATAAAACGAAAACTCCCGACGTGCCCTCCTCTCCTGACCTTTCCTTGACCCCAGCATGCCTTGCGCCTCCCAGAGGCACCTGGGAACTGTAGTCTCCGGAGGGCCGCCCCGTCACCAGGACAGCAGCTGCAGCTTTCTCAGCCCGCTGCTGCCGAGAgcggaggaagaggaggagaaggagggaggagaaggcgaaggaggaggaggaggaggaggagggaagggggaggagagagcgGAGCGACGCGAGCGGGACGCAGCCGGCGGAGAAGAGAAACCTGTGCGTCTGGCCGGGGAGGCTGAGCTAGGGCGCGGAGCCAGCGGCAGGACTCGAGCGGGCACTGCAGCCAGCCCAGCGCGGTGGCGGCGGCCCGCCTCGGAGCAAGGAGACAACCCCCATAGTCAGTCCCAGCCCTAGCACCAGCCCCGGCCCGGCGCCCGCGCTTCCGCCACCGCCACCACGCAGTCCCGGGAGGAGCCTCCGCGCCCCCGCCGCCTGCCCAACCCCCGCGGGGGAAGGCGGCCCAGGAAGATGGCCGGACCCTcggtctcttccttcttttcgGGACCCGAGGAGCTGGAGGACGCGGCCCACGCCCCGGCCCTGCTGGCCCAGCTCAAGTCCTTCTACGATGCCAGGCTGCTGTGCGATGTAACCATCGAGGTGGCGGCGCCCGGCGGGGGGCCTGGCGCCGGCCGGCTGTTCGCGTGCAATCGCAACGTGTTGGCGGCCGCGTGCCCCTACTTCAAGAGCATGTTCACGGGCGGCCTGTTCGAGAGCCAGCAGCCACGCGTGACCATGCACGACGTGGACGCTGAGTCGCTGGCGCTGCTGCTGGACTACTGCTACACGGGTCGCGTGTCGGTGAGCGAGACTAACGTGCAGCGGCTTTACGCGGCTGCGGACATGCTGCAGCTGGAGTATGTGCGCGAGGCCTGTGCAGCCTTCCTTGCCCGCCGCCTGGACGTGGCCAACTGTGCCTCCATCCTCAAGTTCGCCGATGCATTCGACCACCCACAGCTACGTGCCAAGGCCTTGGCCTTTGTGGCCCGCAATTTCTCCCAGCTCAGCGGGGCTCCTCGCCCCGGCGGTGAGGAGTCCCTGGCAGAGCTGAGCCTGGCCCAGCTGCAGGAGGTGCTGCGCCTGGACAGCCTGGACGTGGACAGCGAGCGCATCGTGTGCACCGTGGCCGTGCAGTGGCTGGAGGCTGCTCCCCTGGAGCGCGGCCCCAGCGCCCCCGACGTGCTCCGATGCGTACGCTGGCTCCACTTCGGGGACCGCGACCGTGCCTACCTGGAGGGGCTGCGGGCCAAACCCTTCGTCAAGCGCTACTGCCCTGGGCTCATCGAAGCTGCCCTGCGT
It encodes the following:
- the KBTBD7 gene encoding kelch repeat and BTB domain-containing protein 7; this encodes MGIGVSMGRIWIVAMYGTLWYLQGYGKDQDCCKAVSVGVWEQGVMVHYSIYKGMGMLGHVARWYQSCISYVRHEAGCPRKVSKMFQLLERILYTHYLNFFGTSYFSILCSMASHSTTHQPRPGARASATATTQSREEPPRPRRLPNPRGGRRPRKMAGPSVSSFFSGPEELEDAAHAPALLAQLKSFYDARLLCDVTIEVAAPGGGPGAGRLFACNRNVLAAACPYFKSMFTGGLFESQQPRVTMHDVDAESLALLLDYCYTGRVSVSETNVQRLYAAADMLQLEYVREACAAFLARRLDVANCASILKFADAFDHPQLRAKALAFVARNFSQLSGAPRPGGEESLAELSLAQLQEVLRLDSLDVDSERIVCTVAVQWLEAAPLERGPSAPDVLRCVRWLHFGDRDRAYLEGLRAKPFVKRYCPGLIEAALRTRYGDSMVKTPQPALPAPSSATGPVAESPARRIGMMAKEMVIFFGHPKDPFLCYDPYSGDIYTMPSPLTSLAHNKTITSSAVCVSPDNDIYLAAQPKKQLWVYNPAQNSWQQLADRLMCREGMDLAYLNGYIYILGGRDPVTGVKLKEVECYSIQRNQWVLVAPVPHSFYSFELIMVHDYLYAVNNKRMLCYDPSRNQWLNCASLKRSDFQEACVFNEEIYCICDIPVMKVYNPARGEWRRISNIPLDADTHNYQIVRHGQKLLLITSTTPQWKKNRVTVHEYEPSDDRWVNIGTMLGLLQYDSGFICLSARVYPSCLEPGQSFITEEDDVRSESSADWDLEGLSELDSESGSSSSFSEDEVWVQVAPRGNAFMQQGSL